The genomic interval GATGCGGGACGCGCATCTGGTCAACACGCGATTCGCGATCGCTCTGCCGCTCATCGCGCTCTACCTTCCGTTCGGAGTGTTCTGGATGCGCGCCCACTTCCTTGGTGTGCCGAAGGAACTCGGCGAAGCGGCCTCCATCGACGGCGCAGGGTCGTGGAAAGCCCTCCGCTACATCCATCTGCCCGTCGCCGCGCCGGCCATCGCCTCCCTTGCGGTGCTGTTCTCCTTGTGGACCTGGAATCAATTCATCATCGCGCTGGTGATGATGGATGACCCGCTCAAGCGCACCGTCGCCGGGGCGCTCGGGGCCTTCCAGGGAGAACACAGTACTGACCTGGTGCTGATCTGTGCCGCTGCAGTGCTGATGATGCTGCCAACGATCCTGGTCTTCATCTTCCTGCAGAAGCTATTCGTCTCCGCGCTACTCCAGGGGTCGGTGAAGGGATGACCGTGTCCTCTGGCAACCAACCGGTGCCGGCACCGCCGTTCGACCCGGAAATCGCTGCCGCGTTCGCCATGCAGCTCCAGCAGACGTCGCCCATCACGTTGGCTGACATCCCCTCGAAGCGAGCCGAGGACGATGCCGCCGCGGCGGATGCGGTCGAACGGATCACACAGCTGGGGCTGATTCGTGAGGATCACCAAGTCCGAAGCTACGACGGTGAAGCGATCGGACTTTCAATCGTGCATCGCCCAGAGCGCACCCTCACTAGCCCGCTGATCTACTACATCCACGGCGGGGGCATGATGATGGGCAATCGGTGGAGCGGCTTCGACGTGTATCTGGATTGGATCAACCGGTACAACGCTGTGATCGCGACGGTCGACTACCGCCTGGCACCAGAGGCCGTATTTCCGACCCCGCAAGAAGACTGCTACGCAGCGTACGAGTACCTGGCGAACAACTCCGACTTATTGAAGCTCAACCTGTCGAACGGGCTGATCGCCGGAATCAGCGCGGGCGGCGGGCTGGCTGCCGCCGTCACGCTAATGGCTCGGGACCGGGGAGGTCCGACATTCGGCGGTCAGCTACTTTTGGCGCCCATGTTGGACGACCGGGGAACCTCACCGTCCACTCGCCAATTCTCGACGGGTTTGTGGAACGCCGCCGAGAACGATTTGGGATGGCGGTCGGTGCTCGGATCTCTCTACGGAACTGATGAGGTGCCTGAGTACGCTGCACCCGCCCGTGCATCGGACCTCGGCCGACTCCCGCCGGCCTTCCTCGAAGTTGGCAGCGCCGAGGTCTTCCGCGACGAGGTCGTCGAGTTTGCCAGCGGAATCTGGAAAGACGGAGGCCAAGCAGACCTGCACGTGTGGTCGGGCGGATTCCACGGATTCGTCACGTTTGAGCACACAGTTATCGCTCAGGGCGCCGCAAACTCCCTTCTCAACTGGATGGACCGTACTCTGGGATTCACCGGGCGGCCTTGAGCTTGGCGGCTCGGAATCGTCCCGTAGCAGAACGAGGCGACGACACCCACCACGCAATGAAGGCGAGTGGCGATGAAGGAGCTTCTTCAGCGACTGAGCGCGGTCGACGAAGACGCCAGTGCCGCAGTGAAGATCATCCTTCATTTCGACACGCTCTTGAGCCAAGGCGCCGGCCTGGAGTCATTTGTTCGCGGTGCCGCCGTGTTGTCCGGGTACCCCGCGGGACTCGCCCATCCGCAGCACCAACTCTGGTTGCGAATCGATCAGCGTGGGCGCGCTGTCGAGCCCGTCGACGACCTGGACCTGATCAAGACCTGGGCGCACAAGGAGCTCGACGATGGATCCGGAGCGCTCGTTTGGGTCGAACGATCCGAGAACAGCGTCATCGACTCCGTTCTCCTCGAACGACTCGCGGCCGGGGTCCATCTCACGCTCGAGCGAATCTCACCCCTCAGCATCGAAGACGACGCCGGCGCCGTTGAGATCTTGCTCTCTAAGACGTCCCGCGACGCGCGGCGAAAGGCCGCCAGTCGCCTACGGCTGCCGGAATCAGCACTCGTCAGCATTGTCGCTTCGCCGGCTGCCGCACCTCCCCCCTACGCTGGTCGGTCCGCTCTCGTCTCGACGCCAGTGGGAAACGTCCGAGCATCTATCATCGAGACACTGACCTTCCCCAGCGGACTTCTCGCGGGTGTCGGTTCCGTCGTGACGCTCGAGGACTTGCCGCGCTCCTGGGCCCAGGCGCAGGTTTCGCTCCGACTCGCGAACCCGCTGGTGCCGATCGTGCGCTGGGAAGCGCTCGGCGGTCTTGCGCTGCTCGCGGATGTTCCTGCTGAAGCATCGCAGGGCCACCCCGACGTCGCCGCCGTCGGTGCGGCCGCCCGCGAATGGGGTCTCGATCTGCTGGAGGCCCTGGCGCGAACTGACAGCAGTCGAGCAGCTTCGGCCGCCCTCGGACTGCACCACTCGACTGTTCAGACGCGCCAAACGCGCGTGGAAGAGACGCTGGGTTTCAAGCTGGGGACGGCCGAAGGCCGAACGCGTCTCATGATCGCGCTTGCGCTTCACCGTCTCGCGGTGCCGACTTCGAGCGACGGCTGAGCTCCGCCGACCACATTCGTCGACGCCGGGAGGGGAATGCGAAATCGTCACCGGGACGAGGGGACTGAGATTGATTCACGCTCCACGACCGGCATTTCGATCAACACTTCCCGCTGCGCTTCCTGTGAGAGAAGCAACTCGACTGCCCGCCTGCCCATTGCCTCGTGAGGCAACGCCACCGTCGTCAGACCGGGTCGCAGATACGCCGCCAACTCGTCATTGTCGAATGACGCGACGGAGACATCGGTAGGGACTCGCAACCCCTCTTCGGCGAGCGCCTGGTATGCACCGAACGCAATTCGGTCGTTCAGGCATAACAAGGCACTGGGCGCTTGGTTGCGACGAAAGAGCGCTCTCGTCGCCTTGTATCCGCCCTCGGGTTCCCACAGCCAGATCGATTCCTCCGACATGAACGTCAGATCGTTCTTGGCCATCTCGCTCCGGATGCCGGCGACGCGCCGCGCCACAGTCACCGATCGAAATTTGTCGCGTTCGACTTCGTCGTTCTGCCCGATCAGGGCTATGCCGTCGCGGTGACCGCGCTCAATCAGAAGCTGGACCGCCCGCCTGCCGCCCGCCTCCTCGTCTGGCAGCACGGACATGGCGTGGAGTCGATTCGAAGCGTTGAGCATGACGACTGCGGTAGCGGACGGGAGCTCCGGGACGAAAAGCTCGCGGGCGCGCATCGTCGCAAAGATGATGCCGTCGACCTGCCGATCTAGAACGGCAGCGATCGCCTCCGCCTCACGCTGAGGATCGCCGCCCGTCTCTAGCAGCAGAACGACGTGGCCAGCGGCCTCTGCCGCCTCCAACGCGCCCTTGATCAAACCGCTGGCGAAGCGAGTGGTTGCGACGAGATCCGAGATGAACCCGATTGTGAGTGTTTTGTCGGTGCGGAGGCCCCGCGCAGCGACATTCGGCCGATAGCCGAGGGCTTGCGCGGCGGCATTGACTCGATCGTGCGCATCCTGCGACAAACGGGTGTCAGGCCGCCCGTTGAGAATCATCGAAGCCGCTGTGATGGACATGCCGGACAGGCGAGCCACATCGGCGAGCGTCGCGCGCTTTCCGGACATCACACTCCTTACGATTCGGTCACGCTACCCCAGTTGATTACTTTTCTGGCTTGACAAGCCGTGATCACCCCCACACTATTAGACCATGCTAAAAGCATTTAGCACCGGGCCGCCGGCACCCTCCGGCACTCGGCCAGATTCAACACACGGCCACCGCGGCACCACGCACGACCGCTGATGGCTGGCCGAGATCTGCATCACAAGACAAAGGAGTCAATCGAGATGTCAACCTCTCGCTCACGTGCTCGATTCGGAGGCACGACCGGCGCTCTCGCGGCTTTGGCCGTAGGCGCGCTTGCCCTCGCCGGTTGCGCCCCAGGAGGGTCGGGCCCAGCTCCGACCAATTCGACAGCTGTCAGTACCGAACTAACCACCGAGGACGTCGAGCTCACGATCGCAGACGAGACCGGCTTCCCTCTTACCGATGATCTGACGGCTGAGTTCACCAAGCAGCATCCGAACATCACGTTCAACGTCACGCGCGACACGTTCCAGAACCTGACGGCCAATGCCCCGAAGCTTCTCGCCGCGGACACGCCACCCGACCTGATCCGGCTCCCAACAATCGGTGACACAGTCAAGGACGGGTTGCTCGCGAACCTCGACCCCTACTTTGACGCCTACGGATGGGACACCTGGTCTCCCGCCCAGTTGGCGCCCCTGCGGGTGAATGAAGACAATGTGCGAGGCTCAGGCTCGCTGTACCAACTCGGCCTCGGCTACAGCGTCACCGGGATCTACATGAACACGAAACTCGCGGATCAGCTGGGCATCGATGCGCCACCCACGACGCTGGCAGAACTCGAAGAGGACTTCGCAACCGCCAAGGCCGCGGGCGTCCTGCCAATCATGGCAGGCGATAAGGATGGCGTCGTCAACTTCGTCGTCCAGGCAGCGATGAACCAGTATGGCGACCGCCAGGAGATGGCGGATTGGATCTTCAACGTCCCCGACGCGACGTATGACACGCCTGGAAACGTTGAGGGTGCGGACCTGGTTCGCAAGTGGGCCGATGCGGGCTACTTCCCGACCGATATCAACGCCATCGACTACCCCTCCTTCGTCACGCGTTTCCAGGAAGGGGAGGGGCTCTTCACCTTCAACGGCAACTGGGCCGCCGCAGACACTCAGGCAAAGATGGGCGACGACGTCCAGTTCTTCCTCGTGCCGCCGGTCGAAGATGGTGGGGACCACGTCGCCATGGGCGCCGCCAACTCGTTCTCCGTCGCCGCGGGCTCGAAACACCTCAATGAGATCGTGTACTTCCTCAATTGGATCCACACTGATCCGAAGGCGCGCCAGATCGTGACTGACGTCACGGGGGCCTCGCCCGGCGGTGATCCGAGCCTGCCGCTGCCTGAGGTCGCACCCGGCTCACTCATCGAGAACGCATTGGCAATGTCGGCCCAGATCAACGAGGAAAACGGCCAGGTCGACTTCATGGCCAACGCCACAGCCGGCATCTATGCGGGTGCGATCATTCCCGAGTCGCAACTCCTTGTCACCAGCAAGATCACAGGTCAGGAATTCGTGACAGCCGTGCAGGACTTCTACGCACAGGAACTCGCCGGCTGATGATCGCTGCAGCAATCGAACGAAAGGCGTCGGCCGCAAGTCAATGCGCGCCGAGTGCGCTGAGGACCCACTGACGTGATGACTTCGATTGCCCCCCGTCGGGCTGCAAAAGCTGCAGCCCGACGGGGAAACCTCATCGGATGGCTCTTTGCCCTCCCCGCCCTGCTCGCATACTGCGGATTCGTGATCTATCCGCTCATCGTTGGAGCGCAGTACTCGTTCTATCGATGGAATGGGGTTGGCCCTTCAGAGTGGGTCGGTTTCGCGAACTATCTCCGCGTCTTCACCGACCCGACATTGCTCGGATCGATCCGCAACGCATTCTTCTTGATCGCGTTCTTCACGATCATCCCCGTTTGCTCGGGGCTCATGCTAGCGACGCTCATCCGATCGATGAAACCTGGATTCGCCTCGAGCGCATCGCAGACAGTATTGTTCCTACCCCAAATCATCCCGCTCGCCGCAGCGGGCATCGCCTGGTCGTGGATGTATGCGCAGACCGGTGCGGTCAACCAGATCCTGAACGCGGTGGGCCTCGGCTTCCTGGCCAGACCGTGGCTCGGGGATTTCCAGACCGCCTTGCCTGCCGTCGGGCTCATCGGATCATGGGTACTTACCGGGCTGTGCACCGTTCTGTTCCTCACCGGTATCGGCAAGATCGACCAATCTCTCTACGAGGCGGTCCGTCTAGACGGCGCAAGCTGGTGGCGTGAGTTCTTCACGATCACCTTGCCCGGTCTCCGCCAGGAGATCGCCGTTCTCGTCACCTTGACCGTCATCGCTGCTCTGAGCAGCTTCGACATCATCTACACCACCACGCTGGGCGGGCCCGGCCGTGCGACACTCGTCCCAGGAATCTCCATCTACCGCATTGGATTCACGCAGAGCGAGGTCGGTCTCGCCTCGGCATTCGGGATCGTTCTCATGGTGCTGGTGCTCATCTGCGTGCTACCCATTCAGAGGCTCGCGAGAGCGGGTGAACGATGATCGTCAACAAGTCCGAGATCTACATCGGGCGGGCGGTACTCGTCGTCGTGCTTGCCATGACGCTGCTTCCGTTGATCAGCATGTTCTCCGCCGCGCTTCAACCGGCGAACGAGAACCCGACTGGTCTAAAATGGCCGACCGATCCGCAATGGAACAACTTCCTGACAGCCTTCGAGACGGGGCACGTCTGGCAACTAATGGGATCCAGCCTGTTCATCGTGATCTTCGTGATCCCGATCAGCCTTCTCTTCGCGACCTTGGCGGGCTACGCGCTGGGAAGCCTGCGGATCCGAGGTGGCCGGTTCCTCTTCGTCTTCCTCATCCTCGGCCTGACCATCCCCTTCGAGGCCCTGATCATCCCTCTCTACTACCAGATTGAAGCCATAGGAGTGCTGAACACCCAGTGGGCGATCATCCTCCCGCTGATCGGTCTGTACATGCCCTTCGGGATCGTATGGATGCGGGCTCACTTCATCGGCGTGCCGTCGGAGCTTTCCGAAGCCGCACGTGTCGACGGAGCCACAACTATGCAGGAGTTCCTTCGAGTTCAACTGCCGTTGGCCCGGCCAGCGATGTCGGCCCTCGCGATCCTCCTCTTCCTGTGGACCTGGAATCAGTTCCTGCTCCCCGTCGTGCTGGTGGCCGACCCGCTGAAGCGCACGGTGGCAGGCGCGTTGACGTTCTTCCAAGGTCAGTACTCAAGCAGCATCCCGCTCCTCAACGCAGGCGCGCTCATCATCATCATCCCGACGATCATCGTGTTCGTCATCTTCCAGCGTCAGTTCATCCAGGCCCTCCTGCAAGGGGCGGTCAAGGGCTGATTGGTCACTCCCATCCCGCTTCCTCCCCGGTCGTCCTTCGGACGCGCCACGACCCCCAAAAAGAATCCGGACCCGATGACCTTTTCGCTCGACACCCACTGGGTGTGGGACTTCTGGCTGGCCGACGACGGCGACCTGTTCCATATGTTCTACCTCCACGCGCCGAAGTCGCTCGGGGACCAGCATCTCCGCCACCGCAACGCGAAGATCGGTCACGCCACATCGCGCGACCTCAGAGTCTGGACCGACCTCGGAGTGGTCCTCGAACCCGGGAGCGAGGGAAGCTTCGACGAGACAGCCACCTGGACGGGCAGCATTCTTCGCGGTCCAGACGGGCAGTGGCGGATGTTCTACACGGGGACAAGATTCCTCGGTCCAGACACCCACACGAACGTCGAGACCGTGGGAGTCGCCATCTCGACTGACCTCCACACGTGGACCAAGGCCCCCGGACCCATCACCCAGGCCGACTCGCGGTGGTACGAAACGCTCGGCGACTCCGGCTGGCCCGAAGAGGCATGGCGCGATCCGTGGGTATTCGCCGACCCCGACGGCAACGGGTGGCACATGTTGGTCACGGCAAGGGCGAACGAAGGCGACGAGATCGACCGCGGCGTCATCGGCCACGCGACCTCTCACGATCTGGAAACGTGGCACGTGCAACCTCCGCTGAGCCTCCCGGGAGCCGGCTTCGCTCACCTCGAGGTCCCGCAAGTGACGCTGATCGGAGACCGCACTGTCCTCCTTTTCTCCTGCGATAGTCAGACCCTTGCCGGTACCCGCAAAGGCGAGACGGGGGGTATATGGGTTGCCGAGTTGGATTCGGCTACCGCGCTCTATCCAGTGGGCCAAGCGACGCTTCTGACCGATGAATCGCTCTACAGCGGGCGGCTGGTGCGGGACCGAACGGGCGAATGGGTGTTGCTGGCCTTTCGGAACCACACCGACAATGACGAGTTCGTTGGGATGCTGTCCGACCCCCACCCAATCGATTGGCCAGCGAACGACGGAGCACCGTCATTGGCAATGCGGGCGGGCAGAGCATGAATGTGCAGCTAGACGGCACGGTTGCGACAGGACTGGAGCCCGTCCGCGACGCGTTCGAGGCCAGCTTCAGAGGAAAACCCGAAATGGGCGCGGCGCTCGCAATCCGCTTC from Microbacterium pumilum carries:
- a CDS encoding LacI family DNA-binding transcriptional regulator, with the translated sequence MSGKRATLADVARLSGMSITAASMILNGRPDTRLSQDAHDRVNAAAQALGYRPNVAARGLRTDKTLTIGFISDLVATTRFASGLIKGALEAAEAAGHVVLLLETGGDPQREAEAIAAVLDRQVDGIIFATMRARELFVPELPSATAVVMLNASNRLHAMSVLPDEEAGGRRAVQLLIERGHRDGIALIGQNDEVERDKFRSVTVARRVAGIRSEMAKNDLTFMSEESIWLWEPEGGYKATRALFRRNQAPSALLCLNDRIAFGAYQALAEEGLRVPTDVSVASFDNDELAAYLRPGLTTVALPHEAMGRRAVELLLSQEAQREVLIEMPVVERESISVPSSR
- a CDS encoding carbohydrate ABC transporter permease, which codes for MSTIRTSPPRPWTGRIVLFLLVIITLAPFVALIGTALQPSGTVPTGLTIPSPPHFENFVTAFQVAQLPTLMFSSALLVVMVVPAAILLVVMAAYGIVQLRIPGAPFVFLLFLLGLTIPYESLITPLYYLMRDAHLVNTRFAIALPLIALYLPFGVFWMRAHFLGVPKELGEAASIDGAGSWKALRYIHLPVAAPAIASLAVLFSLWTWNQFIIALVMMDDPLKRTVAGALGAFQGEHSTDLVLICAAAVLMMLPTILVFIFLQKLFVSALLQGSVKG
- a CDS encoding carbohydrate ABC transporter permease; translated protein: MIVNKSEIYIGRAVLVVVLAMTLLPLISMFSAALQPANENPTGLKWPTDPQWNNFLTAFETGHVWQLMGSSLFIVIFVIPISLLFATLAGYALGSLRIRGGRFLFVFLILGLTIPFEALIIPLYYQIEAIGVLNTQWAIILPLIGLYMPFGIVWMRAHFIGVPSELSEAARVDGATTMQEFLRVQLPLARPAMSALAILLFLWTWNQFLLPVVLVADPLKRTVAGALTFFQGQYSSSIPLLNAGALIIIIPTIIVFVIFQRQFIQALLQGAVKG
- a CDS encoding glycoside hydrolase family 68 protein, giving the protein MVTPIPLPPRSSFGRATTPKKNPDPMTFSLDTHWVWDFWLADDGDLFHMFYLHAPKSLGDQHLRHRNAKIGHATSRDLRVWTDLGVVLEPGSEGSFDETATWTGSILRGPDGQWRMFYTGTRFLGPDTHTNVETVGVAISTDLHTWTKAPGPITQADSRWYETLGDSGWPEEAWRDPWVFADPDGNGWHMLVTARANEGDEIDRGVIGHATSHDLETWHVQPPLSLPGAGFAHLEVPQVTLIGDRTVLLFSCDSQTLAGTRKGETGGIWVAELDSATALYPVGQATLLTDESLYSGRLVRDRTGEWVLLAFRNHTDNDEFVGMLSDPHPIDWPANDGAPSLAMRAGRA
- a CDS encoding ABC transporter substrate-binding protein yields the protein MAVGALALAGCAPGGSGPAPTNSTAVSTELTTEDVELTIADETGFPLTDDLTAEFTKQHPNITFNVTRDTFQNLTANAPKLLAADTPPDLIRLPTIGDTVKDGLLANLDPYFDAYGWDTWSPAQLAPLRVNEDNVRGSGSLYQLGLGYSVTGIYMNTKLADQLGIDAPPTTLAELEEDFATAKAAGVLPIMAGDKDGVVNFVVQAAMNQYGDRQEMADWIFNVPDATYDTPGNVEGADLVRKWADAGYFPTDINAIDYPSFVTRFQEGEGLFTFNGNWAAADTQAKMGDDVQFFLVPPVEDGGDHVAMGAANSFSVAAGSKHLNEIVYFLNWIHTDPKARQIVTDVTGASPGGDPSLPLPEVAPGSLIENALAMSAQINEENGQVDFMANATAGIYAGAIIPESQLLVTSKITGQEFVTAVQDFYAQELAG
- a CDS encoding helix-turn-helix domain-containing protein, yielding MKELLQRLSAVDEDASAAVKIILHFDTLLSQGAGLESFVRGAAVLSGYPAGLAHPQHQLWLRIDQRGRAVEPVDDLDLIKTWAHKELDDGSGALVWVERSENSVIDSVLLERLAAGVHLTLERISPLSIEDDAGAVEILLSKTSRDARRKAASRLRLPESALVSIVASPAAAPPPYAGRSALVSTPVGNVRASIIETLTFPSGLLAGVGSVVTLEDLPRSWAQAQVSLRLANPLVPIVRWEALGGLALLADVPAEASQGHPDVAAVGAAAREWGLDLLEALARTDSSRAASAALGLHHSTVQTRQTRVEETLGFKLGTAEGRTRLMIALALHRLAVPTSSDG
- a CDS encoding alpha/beta hydrolase; translation: MSSGNQPVPAPPFDPEIAAAFAMQLQQTSPITLADIPSKRAEDDAAAADAVERITQLGLIREDHQVRSYDGEAIGLSIVHRPERTLTSPLIYYIHGGGMMMGNRWSGFDVYLDWINRYNAVIATVDYRLAPEAVFPTPQEDCYAAYEYLANNSDLLKLNLSNGLIAGISAGGGLAAAVTLMARDRGGPTFGGQLLLAPMLDDRGTSPSTRQFSTGLWNAAENDLGWRSVLGSLYGTDEVPEYAAPARASDLGRLPPAFLEVGSAEVFRDEVVEFASGIWKDGGQADLHVWSGGFHGFVTFEHTVIAQGAANSLLNWMDRTLGFTGRP
- a CDS encoding sugar ABC transporter permease, whose protein sequence is MTSIAPRRAAKAAARRGNLIGWLFALPALLAYCGFVIYPLIVGAQYSFYRWNGVGPSEWVGFANYLRVFTDPTLLGSIRNAFFLIAFFTIIPVCSGLMLATLIRSMKPGFASSASQTVLFLPQIIPLAAAGIAWSWMYAQTGAVNQILNAVGLGFLARPWLGDFQTALPAVGLIGSWVLTGLCTVLFLTGIGKIDQSLYEAVRLDGASWWREFFTITLPGLRQEIAVLVTLTVIAALSSFDIIYTTTLGGPGRATLVPGISIYRIGFTQSEVGLASAFGIVLMVLVLICVLPIQRLARAGER